One Mangrovimonas cancribranchiae DNA segment encodes these proteins:
- a CDS encoding tRNA-binding protein, which yields MEQIKEKELTWNEFIKVEMRVGTIISAEQFKEVRNPAYKMIIDFGELGTKKTSAQITKLYNADKLIGKQVIAVVNFPPKQIANIMSECLVLGGVGENKEVTLIQPDRKVENGTKIG from the coding sequence ATGGAACAAATAAAAGAAAAGGAATTAACCTGGAATGAGTTTATAAAAGTTGAAATGAGAGTGGGGACTATTATTTCTGCCGAGCAATTTAAAGAAGTGCGTAACCCAGCTTACAAAATGATTATAGATTTTGGTGAATTAGGAACTAAAAAAACTTCTGCACAGATAACCAAACTTTATAATGCTGATAAATTAATTGGAAAGCAAGTAATTGCGGTAGTTAACTTTCCCCCTAAACAAATTGCTAATATAATGAGTGAATGTTTAGTCTTGGGCGGGGTTGGAGAAAACAAAGAAGTTACCTTAATTCAACCTGACCGAAAAGTGGAAAATGGAACTAAAATCGGATAA
- a CDS encoding helix-turn-helix domain-containing protein: MTSFGNYIKTEREKREWTQTELGTKIGINTSAICRIENGSQKFSKSKLKKLAELFQTDLQIVTDLFFADKFVKEALKYKCSESIFSVAEDTANYYRNVNVKQGKLEL, translated from the coding sequence ATGACAAGTTTCGGAAATTATATTAAGACTGAAAGAGAAAAACGAGAATGGACACAAACCGAACTCGGAACTAAAATCGGAATCAATACAAGTGCTATTTGTAGAATTGAAAATGGAAGTCAAAAATTCAGTAAATCTAAATTGAAAAAACTTGCTGAATTATTTCAAACTGATTTACAAATTGTTACCGATTTATTTTTTGCTGACAAATTTGTAAAAGAAGCTTTAAAATACAAATGTTCTGAATCCATTTTTTCTGTAGCAGAAGATACTGCAAACTATTACAGGAATGTGAATGTAAAACAAGGAAAATTAGAATTATGA
- a CDS encoding HNH endonuclease, protein MAITDKFDNYTIAEVIKAYLIDGQSHRNIQREILNLPAPARGGGFVAMELLHHYNIRGDKKGLLTKKSISELNATNDLEFKKALQIIEELNFVEEEAEEYFIKNQEINKSNNPTESKSEIKIRAYQNKLREIVLDNYNSTCAICEINKSDLLVCSHIKPWMADKEERLNPQNAICFCVLHDKMFDKGYFSLDSEYRIVFGPKSDKQIKKLLTDLEFKKPKVNEPDISFLEYHYNEICK, encoded by the coding sequence ATGGCAATCACCGACAAATTTGATAATTATACAATTGCCGAAGTAATAAAAGCTTACTTAATAGACGGACAAAGTCATAGAAATATCCAAAGAGAGATTCTAAATTTACCTGCACCAGCCAGAGGAGGCGGTTTTGTAGCGATGGAATTATTACATCATTATAATATTCGTGGAGACAAGAAAGGTCTTTTGACTAAAAAATCGATTTCCGAATTAAATGCCACTAACGATTTAGAGTTTAAAAAAGCATTACAAATCATTGAGGAACTGAATTTCGTAGAGGAAGAAGCAGAAGAATATTTTATAAAAAATCAGGAAATAAATAAAAGTAATAATCCGACTGAATCTAAGAGTGAAATAAAAATCAGAGCTTATCAAAATAAACTAAGGGAAATTGTTTTGGACAATTACAATTCAACTTGTGCTATTTGCGAAATAAACAAATCCGATTTACTTGTTTGTAGTCATATAAAACCTTGGATGGCTGACAAAGAAGAAAGATTAAATCCTCAAAATGCGATTTGCTTTTGTGTTTTACACGATAAGATGTTTGACAAAGGTTATTTCTCATTAGACTCTGAATATAGAATAGTATTTGGACCAAAATCAGACAAACAAATAAAGAAACTTTTGACTGATTTAGAATTTAAAAAACCAAAAGTTAATGAACCAGACATATCATTTTTAGAATATCACTATAATGAAATATGTAAATAA
- a CDS encoding DUF6090 family protein: MINFFRKIRQNLLTENKFSKYLIYAIGEIILVVIGILIALAINNSNQNRVIQEKEQTYLNGLREEFQISKVKLSKLIEVNKSNFHGAKKLLEYIGNKNESPSEIQFSELLLNTFSSDISFNPNNSLLSEMISSGSLKDISNTDLRIKLTNWISTIDDISKQESELGIQREKVLDIFRTNENSLKTIFDQTGISQEIGLQKMEQNVSNLELLKSRKFENNILMFILTTNAMEKAHYEPLMYDLESILQLIEYEIK, translated from the coding sequence ATGATAAATTTTTTTAGAAAAATTAGACAAAACCTGCTAACTGAAAACAAATTCAGCAAGTATCTAATTTATGCAATTGGAGAGATTATTCTTGTTGTTATTGGAATTTTAATTGCTCTTGCCATCAATAACAGTAATCAAAATCGAGTTATTCAGGAAAAAGAGCAAACTTATTTGAATGGTTTAAGAGAGGAATTTCAAATTAGTAAAGTTAAATTAAGTAAATTGATTGAAGTAAATAAGAGTAATTTCCATGGAGCAAAGAAGTTATTAGAATATATAGGTAATAAAAATGAATCACCATCCGAAATACAATTTTCTGAATTATTGCTCAATACATTTTCCTCTGATATTTCTTTTAATCCTAACAACTCACTTTTAAGCGAAATGATAAGCTCTGGGAGTTTAAAAGATATTTCAAATACGGACTTAAGAATAAAATTAACAAATTGGATTTCGACTATAGATGATATCTCAAAGCAGGAAAGCGAACTTGGAATTCAAAGAGAAAAAGTTCTTGATATTTTCAGAACAAATGAAAACAGTTTAAAAACCATATTTGATCAAACTGGTATAAGCCAAGAAATAGGTTTACAAAAAATGGAGCAAAATGTTAGCAATCTCGAACTCCTAAAATCAAGAAAGTTCGAAAATAATATCTTGATGTTTATTCTAACAACTAACGCAATGGAAAAAGCACATTACGAACCGTTAATGTATGATTTGGAATCTATTTTGCAGTTGATCGAATATGAAATAAAATAA
- a CDS encoding leucine-rich repeat domain-containing protein, whose protein sequence is MTNKLLFFIAFIFFGQIAIGQVDTRTKNQVRAKFEIAKDYYADKEYTSTLKKLEEIEGLMNGTVIPTAQSLKVATLLKLKRYKEAKKELVILENLELSITIINEVTQYTKEIEAYEKHIADLELKRKKEQLEKERLELIRKEEARKKNQLEEEKERERLISLSSVTKINIDSEQKYNSFLNEIDYYSNLQELSIRPNFDWKYTIGINETTFHNEKLGNLDKLTKLFIFSASLKEIPDWIGKLSNLQVLSFENNRLSSIPEFIGNLTQLRSLDISGNRIENLPQTFLNLKKLRSLYLSYVIPEIVMEIKNLNKLEVSNLDNLQPSIAKLTNLKHLWLYKYNSALLPESIGELINLEKLIISDSELLSGLPESISKLNHLELISLDDNNLTTIPKPIFRVTSLKFLDVEGNQITKISKNIGNLTNLIRLDISNNNITKIPSEIGLLNTLYSLDIRGNPTIKLPKSMKNLSKLKKLILPKTISNYEKVLPDNYGLQVKVK, encoded by the coding sequence ATGACTAACAAACTCTTATTTTTTATAGCCTTTATTTTCTTTGGGCAAATTGCAATCGGACAAGTAGATACACGTACAAAAAATCAAGTACGGGCAAAATTTGAAATAGCCAAGGATTATTATGCCGACAAAGAATATACCAGTACACTTAAAAAACTGGAAGAAATCGAAGGATTGATGAATGGTACAGTGATACCCACAGCACAGAGCCTTAAAGTTGCAACTTTATTAAAATTGAAGAGATATAAGGAAGCTAAAAAAGAGCTTGTAATTCTTGAAAACCTTGAGCTTTCTATAACCATTATTAATGAGGTAACTCAATACACAAAAGAAATTGAAGCATATGAAAAACACATAGCAGATTTGGAGTTGAAACGAAAAAAAGAACAATTGGAAAAGGAAAGACTGGAATTGATTCGTAAAGAAGAAGCTAGGAAGAAAAATCAACTTGAAGAAGAGAAAGAAAGAGAAAGACTGATAAGTCTTTCATCGGTAACCAAAATTAATATTGATTCTGAACAGAAGTATAATAGTTTTTTAAACGAAATTGATTATTATTCCAACTTACAAGAACTTTCCATTCGTCCTAACTTTGATTGGAAATACACTATTGGGATTAATGAGACAACTTTTCACAATGAAAAATTGGGTAATTTAGATAAATTAACGAAACTATTTATTTTCTCTGCGAGTCTTAAAGAAATTCCGGATTGGATAGGAAAGTTATCTAATCTACAAGTTCTTTCTTTTGAAAACAATAGACTCTCTTCAATTCCTGAATTTATTGGTAATTTAACTCAATTAAGATCCTTAGATATTTCAGGTAATAGAATTGAAAACCTACCTCAAACCTTTTTAAATTTAAAAAAACTTCGGTCGTTATATTTATCTTATGTGATACCAGAAATTGTTATGGAGATAAAGAACCTCAATAAGTTGGAAGTGTCCAATTTGGATAACCTACAACCATCTATCGCTAAACTAACAAACTTAAAACACCTTTGGTTATATAAGTATAATTCTGCATTATTACCTGAATCTATTGGTGAACTTATTAATTTAGAAAAACTTATAATTTCAGACAGCGAACTTTTATCAGGTTTACCTGAATCTATTTCTAAATTAAACCATTTAGAACTAATCTCCCTAGACGATAATAACTTAACAACTATTCCGAAACCGATATTTCGTGTTACAAGTTTGAAGTTTTTGGATGTAGAGGGTAATCAAATCACTAAAATATCAAAAAATATCGGCAACTTGACAAATTTGATTCGTCTTGACATTAGTAATAACAATATAACAAAAATCCCCTCTGAGATTGGACTTCTAAATACTTTGTATTCCTTAGACATTAGAGGTAACCCAACAATAAAATTACCTAAATCAATGAAGAACCTAAGTAAATTGAAAAAACTCATTCTCCCAAAAACAATTAGCAACTACGAAAAGGTATTGCCCGATAATTACGGTCTTCAGGTAAAAGTGAAATGA
- a CDS encoding GRAM domain-containing protein, translated as MEIGNKMIKMNWKFRVIFALLTGIFYTLMLWLFDYFSDENLYSTGSLIFQGVGFGILFGIGFPYVSEKFAGKFSKNMGIKIEPEIELNEEIEIEGPANLFRGIEGVGGKIFLTNKKLIFKSHKINVQKGQTNIEYSKIQEIVKRKTAKLIDNGIRITTDNGKKYDFVVNERDLWFEKINERKKMKNAVQHRL; from the coding sequence ATGGAAATAGGAAACAAAATGATAAAAATGAATTGGAAGTTTCGAGTGATTTTTGCGCTCTTAACTGGAATTTTCTACACTTTAATGCTTTGGTTGTTTGATTATTTTTCCGATGAAAATTTATATTCAACAGGAAGTTTAATATTTCAAGGTGTTGGTTTTGGAATTTTGTTTGGTATTGGATTTCCTTATGTGAGTGAAAAATTTGCTGGAAAGTTTTCAAAGAATATGGGAATAAAAATAGAACCGGAAATTGAATTAAATGAAGAAATCGAAATTGAAGGTCCTGCGAACTTGTTTCGCGGAATTGAAGGTGTTGGCGGAAAAATTTTCTTGACGAATAAAAAACTAATTTTTAAATCACATAAAATAAATGTTCAAAAAGGACAAACGAATATAGAATATTCAAAAATACAAGAAATCGTTAAGAGAAAAACTGCAAAACTAATTGACAACGGAATCAGAATAACAACTGACAATGGAAAAAAGTATGATTTTGTAGTTAACGAAAGAGACTTGTGGTTCGAAAAAATAAATGAACGAAAAAAAATGAAAAACGCAGTACAACATCGGCTATAG
- a CDS encoding phosphopantetheine-binding protein, translating into MGLDSVELLMSVEDRFGIRIEDSEAEKIYTVQNFVDCVYGKIITNPNEKCLTQIVFYRIRKAFRNLNLTRKEIKPETRISELLTQSELKENWHLLKTEIGLDLPELVALDFNPKLGTHVKIFGIKTIKRTTPVSSGTIRELVDWTIALNQEKLIDIEKITNKYEIERIVIGIINRNMGIPISEIKLEHSITNDLGID; encoded by the coding sequence ATGGGATTAGATTCAGTTGAATTATTGATGTCAGTTGAGGACAGATTTGGAATCCGAATTGAGGATTCCGAAGCGGAAAAAATTTATACCGTTCAAAACTTTGTGGATTGTGTTTACGGCAAAATAATTACCAATCCGAATGAAAAGTGCTTAACCCAAATCGTCTTTTATCGAATTAGAAAAGCATTTCGGAACTTGAATTTGACCAGAAAAGAAATCAAACCCGAAACCAGAATATCGGAATTGCTCACTCAATCGGAATTGAAAGAAAATTGGCATCTATTAAAAACAGAAATCGGACTTGATTTGCCTGAATTGGTTGCGCTTGATTTTAATCCAAAATTAGGTACTCACGTCAAAATTTTTGGAATTAAAACTATTAAACGAACTACGCCTGTTTCGAGCGGAACAATACGTGAATTGGTAGATTGGACAATCGCTTTGAACCAAGAAAAACTAATTGACATTGAAAAAATAACAAACAAGTACGAAATTGAGCGAATTGTAATCGGAATAATAAACAGAAATATGGGAATACCAATTAGTGAAATTAAATTGGAACACTCAATAACAAATGATTTAGGAATTGACTAA
- a CDS encoding XAC2610-related protein, whose product MKKILLILIILFSFELYSQEIIKFSDAEFEFCLTKKCGKTDCEITKIEVLKNGILKQTIKPSENYFSKTFPNDQLFAIEDMNFDGKMDFRLMEFLPAGPNVPFLFWIYNPTNELFEENKDYGEITSPEFDYGKKQINSTWRNGCCEHGRDVYELTNGIPKLTERFVIGHNSEDKEYYEHWKVENGELKLIEKTVE is encoded by the coding sequence ATGAAAAAAATTCTGCTAATATTAATAATTCTGTTTTCGTTTGAACTTTATTCACAAGAAATAATAAAGTTTTCAGATGCGGAATTTGAATTTTGTCTGACAAAAAAATGCGGAAAAACTGACTGTGAAATAACTAAAATTGAGGTTCTGAAAAATGGAATCTTAAAGCAAACAATAAAACCGAGCGAAAACTATTTCAGCAAAACATTTCCAAACGACCAACTTTTCGCAATTGAGGATATGAATTTTGACGGAAAAATGGATTTTAGGCTAATGGAATTTCTTCCAGCTGGACCGAATGTTCCTTTTCTATTTTGGATTTATAATCCGACAAATGAACTCTTTGAAGAAAACAAAGATTACGGAGAAATAACTTCGCCTGAATTTGATTACGGAAAAAAACAAATTAATTCGACTTGGAGAAACGGTTGTTGCGAACACGGACGAGACGTTTATGAATTGACAAACGGAATTCCAAAATTGACTGAACGATTTGTTATTGGACATAATTCGGAGGACAAAGAATATTACGAACATTGGAAAGTTGAAAACGGAGAATTAAAACTAATCGAAAAGACAGTTGAATAA
- a CDS encoding MBL fold metallo-hydrolase, with product MNKYLIIILTIVATGCSKKSESQLNLTEKQEHHINNTSIVILGTTQDAGSPQIACKKECCENLFVNSSNYRQVISLGLIDSENHKTYMFEATPDISRQMKMITRYEPKSDKEFVDGIFLTHAHIGHYTGLMYLGKEAMDAKNIPLYVMPRMKGFLANNGPWNQLISRKNVQLQEMKNEQPVSLSKIIEVTPILVPHRDEYSETVGYHIKGPKKSALFIPDIDKWEKWEKNIVDEIQKVDYAFLDAAFYSGKEINNRDISEIPHPFVIESFETFKDLNKNEKQKIIFIHFNHTNPLLNPDSKESQIVIGKGYRVGKINDVFEL from the coding sequence ATGAATAAATATTTAATAATAATTTTAACGATTGTCGCAACTGGGTGTTCCAAAAAATCTGAATCACAGCTTAATTTAACTGAAAAACAGGAGCATCACATAAATAATACGTCAATAGTTATTCTCGGAACAACTCAAGATGCAGGTTCACCTCAAATTGCTTGTAAAAAAGAATGTTGTGAAAATCTATTTGTAAATTCCAGTAATTACAGACAAGTAATATCGTTAGGATTAATAGACTCTGAAAATCATAAGACATATATGTTTGAAGCTACACCAGACATTAGTAGACAGATGAAAATGATTACCAGATATGAACCAAAAAGTGATAAGGAGTTTGTCGATGGTATTTTTTTAACTCACGCTCACATAGGACATTATACAGGTTTAATGTATTTAGGAAAAGAAGCAATGGATGCTAAAAATATACCTTTGTATGTTATGCCAAGAATGAAAGGTTTTCTTGCTAATAATGGACCTTGGAATCAACTTATTTCCAGAAAAAATGTTCAACTTCAAGAAATGAAAAATGAGCAACCTGTTAGTCTGTCAAAAATAATTGAGGTAACACCAATTTTAGTACCGCACAGAGATGAGTATTCTGAAACAGTGGGATACCATATTAAAGGACCAAAGAAAAGTGCTTTATTCATTCCGGATATAGACAAATGGGAAAAATGGGAAAAAAATATTGTCGATGAAATACAGAAGGTAGATTATGCTTTTTTAGACGCAGCTTTTTATAGTGGAAAAGAAATTAACAATAGAGATATAAGTGAAATCCCACATCCTTTTGTAATTGAAAGTTTCGAAACGTTTAAAGACTTAAACAAAAATGAAAAACAGAAAATAATATTTATTCATTTTAATCATACCAACCCATTATTAAATCCTGATAGTAAAGAAAGCCAAATAGTAATTGGCAAAGGTTATAGAGTAGGGAAAATTAATGATGTATTTGAATTATAA
- a CDS encoding toll/interleukin-1 receptor domain-containing protein, with protein MKKLQKIELIDKIGRELQERMKFNEIDGYFESYGIPTDHQPSYNSKYVYVKEVLPKVEDDIVLEIASELGIEHEAVSSIHIKVKESEATFWKPGHFKLFISHLASFKKTIGILKAELEKYGISSFVAHEDIEPTKQWQDEIEKGLFSMDAFCAVLMEGFKESNWTDQEVGVAVGRNVLIIPIRRGLDPYGFIGKYQGFQAIGKNVGQVAEGIFEIISRNEKTKGKYLNTLVELILLSNTANQGIERLKALNKIKDLPKEKVEYLQDKIIDNENLKETRFLNPFNEIAWKYKLDGLSLKSFEKAKEEDYDDLPF; from the coding sequence ATGAAAAAACTGCAAAAAATAGAATTAATAGATAAAATCGGAAGAGAACTTCAAGAGAGAATGAAGTTCAACGAAATTGATGGCTATTTTGAAAGTTACGGAATACCAACTGACCACCAACCAAGTTACAACAGTAAATACGTTTATGTTAAGGAAGTTTTACCGAAAGTAGAAGATGATATTGTATTAGAAATAGCCTCTGAATTAGGAATTGAACACGAAGCTGTTTCTTCAATTCATATTAAAGTAAAGGAAAGTGAAGCAACATTTTGGAAACCTGGGCACTTTAAACTTTTTATCAGTCATTTAGCAAGTTTTAAAAAAACAATTGGAATTCTAAAAGCAGAATTGGAAAAATATGGAATTTCATCATTTGTAGCACACGAAGATATTGAACCGACTAAACAATGGCAGGACGAAATAGAAAAAGGACTATTTTCAATGGATGCGTTTTGTGCTGTACTAATGGAAGGATTTAAAGAAAGCAATTGGACTGACCAAGAAGTCGGAGTTGCTGTTGGTAGAAACGTACTAATTATACCTATTCGCAGAGGACTTGACCCTTATGGATTTATCGGAAAATACCAAGGATTTCAGGCAATCGGAAAAAACGTAGGTCAAGTAGCAGAAGGAATATTTGAAATTATATCTAGAAACGAAAAGACAAAAGGAAAATATTTGAATACTCTGGTTGAATTAATTTTACTTTCAAATACTGCGAATCAAGGAATTGAAAGACTAAAAGCGCTAAATAAAATTAAAGATTTACCGAAAGAGAAAGTTGAATATTTACAAGACAAAATAATAGATAACGAGAATCTCAAAGAAACTAGATTTCTAAACCCTTTTAATGAAATAGCGTGGAAATATAAATTGGATGGATTAAGTCTAAAATCATTTGAAAAAGCCAAGGAAGAAGATTATGACGATTTACCATTTTAA
- a CDS encoding phytanoyl-CoA dioxygenase family protein: MNYEKNKIELEENGFSVLADLYSDIEISGILACIENAEQDGNSFMKTKDLFAIRQLIKNVPELSDLLFNEKLIELISELSESEYFLTKAIYFDKPSESNWFVAYHQDLSISVDQKTELENYTNWTFKKGQYGVQPPIKVLEDTITIRIHLDKTDKNNGALKVIPKSHLKGIIRAESKDWNLENEFICEVEKGGAMLMKPLTLHASNRTTNGKKRRVIHLEFNKHNLTKPLNWLEHYGIKKPAHNNV, translated from the coding sequence ATGAACTACGAAAAGAACAAAATAGAACTTGAAGAAAATGGATTTTCCGTTTTAGCTGACTTGTATTCGGACATAGAAATAAGTGGAATTTTAGCTTGTATCGAAAATGCTGAACAGGACGGAAATTCGTTTATGAAAACAAAGGATTTATTTGCGATTAGACAATTAATCAAAAATGTACCTGAATTGAGTGACTTGCTGTTTAACGAAAAGCTGATTGAATTAATTTCCGAACTTTCCGAATCTGAATATTTTCTGACCAAAGCAATCTATTTTGACAAACCAAGCGAATCGAATTGGTTTGTGGCTTATCATCAAGATTTGAGCATTTCGGTTGACCAAAAAACGGAATTGGAAAATTATACAAATTGGACTTTTAAAAAAGGTCAATACGGAGTTCAACCACCAATTAAGGTTTTGGAAGACACGATAACAATCCGAATTCATTTAGACAAAACGGACAAAAATAACGGAGCTTTAAAAGTAATTCCTAAATCGCATCTCAAAGGAATAATTCGAGCTGAATCAAAAGATTGGAATTTAGAAAATGAATTTATCTGTGAAGTCGAAAAAGGCGGAGCAATGTTAATGAAACCTTTGACTTTACACGCTTCGAACAGAACAACAAACGGAAAGAAAAGACGAGTAATACATTTAGAATTTAATAAACATAATCTGACTAAACCGCTGAATTGGTTAGAACATTATGGAATAAAAAAGCCAGCACACAACAATGTATAA
- a CDS encoding DNA cytosine methyltransferase: MKKPLTYISLFSSAGVGCYGFKLNGFECIATNELLTKRLKIQAFNNKCKYESGYIDGDITKQEVKQKLLNELKFWQEKHKIKTPDVLIATPPCQGMSVANHKKNDEISRNSLVVESIKLTNKILPKYFVFENVRAFLNTTCTDIDGVVKPIKQAIKYNLGGNYNILYKIINFKEYGSNSSRTRTLVIGVRKDIPNITPYDIFPKKQKSKTLRQLIGDLPSLTEMGEISNDIFHSYREFDQRMLPWIENLEEGQSAFDNSEPERIPHRIINGEVVYNKSKNGDKYARWYWDKEGPCVHTRNDILASQNTVHPSDNRVFSIRELMRMLSIPESFEWSHIKTDKLNEFTELEKKAFLKKEELNIRHCLGEAVPTGVFKNIASNIKKANKNESLSLSQIKSLEEEFKLNETDNIVSFINTNFKNYSLDNIFLIAEHSNSERLKTSAYFTRKDIAYSVIKDLPELKKKKKIRILEPSVGVGNFIPLLFEKYENKDEVILDVCDIDNNSLQILKTILSKIKVPKNFKINFKHTDFLLWNCKTKYDIVVGNPPYGKVTKNKELLGLYKFKAQNSDTNNIFSFFIEKSLRLGNHVSLIVPKSLLNAPEFNKTRDVLKSCDLKKICDYGEKAFKGVKIETVSFLCSSSVSTSDKVIIESYIKNSYKKESKGYIFSDKFPYWLIYRDASFDNVVSKMKLDIFNSFRDRQITKSITQNKGKVRVLKSRNIGNNEVKEIDGYDCYVDEIEELAVSKFYNESDVVMVPNLTYYPRASFLPKNTITDGSVALLTLKNGSRLPTEQDLEFYSTEEFENYYRVARNYGTRSLNIDNNSVFFFGLLKEI; encoded by the coding sequence ATGAAAAAACCATTAACATATATTAGCCTTTTCAGTAGTGCTGGTGTTGGATGCTATGGCTTCAAACTTAATGGTTTTGAATGTATTGCTACTAACGAACTACTTACTAAAAGACTTAAAATACAAGCTTTTAACAACAAATGTAAATACGAAAGTGGATACATTGATGGAGATATTACCAAGCAAGAAGTTAAACAAAAACTTCTGAATGAATTAAAGTTTTGGCAAGAGAAACATAAAATTAAAACACCAGATGTTTTAATAGCAACGCCACCTTGTCAAGGTATGTCTGTTGCTAATCACAAAAAAAATGACGAAATATCAAGAAATTCTTTAGTTGTTGAATCAATAAAATTAACAAATAAGATTCTTCCAAAATATTTTGTCTTTGAAAATGTCCGAGCATTTTTAAATACTACTTGTACAGACATTGATGGAGTTGTAAAACCAATAAAACAAGCCATTAAATATAATCTTGGAGGCAATTATAATATCTTATACAAAATTATAAACTTCAAAGAATATGGTTCTAATTCAAGTAGGACAAGAACATTAGTTATTGGAGTAAGAAAAGATATTCCAAATATAACACCTTATGATATTTTCCCTAAAAAGCAAAAATCAAAAACCTTACGTCAGTTAATTGGAGATTTACCTTCATTGACAGAAATGGGTGAAATTTCAAATGACATTTTTCATTCTTACAGAGAGTTTGACCAAAGAATGCTACCTTGGATTGAAAATTTAGAAGAAGGTCAATCAGCATTTGATAATTCCGAACCTGAAAGAATCCCTCACAGAATTATTAACGGAGAAGTTGTTTACAACAAGAGTAAAAATGGAGATAAATATGCTCGTTGGTATTGGGATAAAGAAGGTCCTTGTGTTCATACAAGAAATGATATTTTAGCAAGTCAAAATACAGTTCATCCATCAGATAATAGAGTATTTTCAATAAGAGAATTAATGAGAATGTTATCAATTCCAGAATCTTTTGAATGGTCACATATTAAAACTGATAAGCTTAATGAGTTTACTGAATTAGAGAAAAAGGCTTTCTTAAAAAAAGAAGAACTTAATATTAGACATTGTTTAGGAGAAGCAGTTCCAACTGGAGTTTTCAAAAATATTGCTTCTAATATTAAAAAAGCTAATAAAAATGAAAGTCTGTCTTTATCACAAATTAAATCTCTTGAAGAAGAATTCAAGCTAAATGAAACTGATAATATTGTAAGTTTCATAAATACAAACTTTAAAAACTATTCTTTAGATAATATTTTTTTAATAGCAGAGCATTCAAATTCGGAAAGATTAAAAACAAGTGCCTATTTTACAAGAAAAGATATTGCTTATTCTGTAATAAAAGATTTACCAGAACTAAAAAAGAAAAAGAAAATAAGAATTCTTGAACCATCTGTTGGAGTTGGTAATTTCATTCCATTGTTATTTGAAAAATATGAAAACAAAGACGAAGTAATTCTTGATGTTTGCGATATTGACAACAATTCATTGCAAATTTTAAAGACAATTTTGTCAAAAATTAAAGTTCCAAAAAACTTTAAAATCAATTTCAAACACACTGATTTTCTACTTTGGAATTGTAAGACAAAATACGATATTGTTGTTGGTAATCCACCATATGGAAAAGTAACAAAGAACAAAGAGTTATTGGGCTTATATAAGTTTAAAGCTCAAAATTCTGACACTAATAATATATTTTCCTTTTTTATCGAAAAGTCATTGCGTTTAGGAAATCATGTTTCTTTAATAGTACCTAAAAGCTTATTAAATGCACCTGAATTTAATAAAACAAGAGATGTATTAAAAAGTTGCGATTTAAAGAAAATTTGCGACTATGGAGAAAAAGCTTTTAAAGGTGTAAAGATTGAAACAGTAAGTTTTTTATGTTCTTCTTCTGTTTCAACAAGTGATAAAGTTATAATAGAAAGTTACATAAAAAACTCGTACAAAAAGGAAAGTAAAGGTTATATTTTTTCTGATAAATTTCCTTATTGGTTAATTTATCGGGATGCAAGTTTTGATAATGTTGTTTCGAAAATGAAGCTTGATATTTTTAATAGTTTCAGGGATAGGCAAATCACAAAATCAATCACTCAAAATAAAGGTAAAGTAAGAGTTTTAAAATCAAGAAATATTGGTAATAATGAAGTAAAGGAAATTGATGGCTATGATTGTTACGTTGATGAAATTGAAGAACTTGCAGTTTCCAAATTCTACAACGAATCTGATGTAGTAATGGTTCCAAATCTAACTTATTACCCAAGAGCAAGTTTTTTACCAAAAAATACAATTACTGATGGTTCAGTTGCTTTATTGACTTTAAAAAATGGAAGTCGTTTACCTACTGAACAGGATTTAGAATTTTATAGCACAGAAGAATTTGAAAACTATTATAGAGTTGCAAGAAATTACGGAACAAGGTCTTTAAATATTGACAACAACTCTGTATTTTTCTTTGGTTTATTAAAGGAAATTTAA